The following are from one region of the Odocoileus virginianus isolate 20LAN1187 ecotype Illinois unplaced genomic scaffold, Ovbor_1.2 Unplaced_Scaffold_30, whole genome shotgun sequence genome:
- the LOC110123724 gene encoding olfactory receptor 4C11-like, translating to MSVNKSVTEFILFGLTQDAGKQKVIFGVFLILYFATLLGNFLIVVTIKTSRTLGSPMYFFLFYLSFADACFSTTTAPRLIVDVLSQEKTISYNECMIQVFGAHFFGCTGIFVLIFMAFGCCIAVCKCLRCTTIMNQHLCGVPVILAWVGPCIHSSAQIFLALRLPFCGPSVIDHYFCDLQPLLKLACMDTSVINLLVVSNSGAICMVSFIILFISYVVILYSLRNHSAEGRRKALSTCTSHFIVVVIFFGPCIFIYTCPPTTFPIDKMVAVFYTIGTPLLNPLIYTLWNEEVKMP from the coding sequence ATGTCAGTGAATAAGAGTGTGACTGAATTCATTCTCTTTGGCTTGACACAGGATGCAGGGAAGCAGAAAGTGATATTTGGAGTCTTCTTGATTCTATACTTTGCAACACTGTTGGGGAACTTTCTTATTGTAGTGACTATTAAGACAAGCAGGACACTTGGGAGtcccatgtatttcttcctgtTCTATCTGTCCTTTGCTGATGCCTGCTTCTCTACAACCACAGCCCCCAGGTTAATTGTGGATGTCCTTTCTCAGGAGAAAACCATTTCCTACAATGAGTGCATGATCCAGGTCTTTGGAGCCCATTTCTTTGGATGCACGGGTATCTTTGTGCTCATCTTCATGGCCTTTGGTTGCTGCATAGCTGTCTGTAAATGCTTGCGATGTACAACCATCATGAACCAGCACCTCTGTGGTGTACCGGTGATTCTAGCCTGGGTGGGGCCTTGTATTCACTCATCAGCACAGATTTTCCTGGCTTTGAGGTTGCCCTTCTGTGGCCCCAGTGTGATTGACCACTATTTCTGTGACTTGCAGCCCTTGTTGAAACTTGCCTGCATGGACACTTCTGTGATAAATTTGCTTGTTGTTTCTAATAGTGGGGCCATATGCATGGTGAGTTTCATAATCCTGTTTATCTCCTATGTTGTCATCTTGTACTCACTGAGAAACCACAGTGCAGAAGGAAGGCGAAAAGCCCTTTCTACATGCACCTCCCACTTCATTGTGGTTGTCATATTTTTTGGCCCatgtatattcatatacacaTGCCCACCAACCACATTTCCAATAGACAAGATGGTGGCTGTATTTTATACAATTGGGACACCCTTACTTAACCCACTGATCTATACACTATGGAATGAAGAAGTGAAAATGCCATGA